The Flavobacterium praedii genome window below encodes:
- the murB gene encoding UDP-N-acetylmuramate dehydrogenase — translation MEISHHFSLKNYNTFGIEAKAEQFVAVHSIPELKSILEQNKNQKKFILGGGSNMLLTKNIEALVIHIDLKGKKILQEDADYVWVESQAGENWHQFVLWTINQNLGGLENMSLIPGNVGTTPVQNIGAYGTEIKDTFVSCEAINIATQEMRTFTKEDCHFGYRESVFKNEVKDQYIIVSVVYKLTKHNHKINTSYGDITAELAKNNITNPTLKDVSNAVIAIRKSKLPDPAELGNSGSFFKNPILLKTDFEPIHQKFPEMRHFEISETEVKVPAGWLIEQAGLKGKRFGEAGIHKNQALVLVNYGGATGQEILEVSKTVQDTVFNTFGIHIEAEVNII, via the coding sequence ATGGAAATTTCGCATCATTTTTCTTTAAAAAACTACAATACATTTGGCATTGAAGCCAAAGCAGAACAATTTGTTGCTGTTCACAGTATTCCCGAATTGAAATCCATTTTAGAACAAAATAAAAACCAAAAAAAATTCATTTTAGGCGGTGGAAGCAATATGCTTTTGACCAAAAATATTGAAGCTTTGGTCATCCATATTGATTTAAAAGGAAAAAAAATACTCCAAGAAGATGCCGATTATGTTTGGGTCGAAAGCCAAGCAGGCGAAAACTGGCATCAATTTGTGCTTTGGACCATAAATCAAAACTTGGGTGGACTCGAAAATATGTCGCTCATTCCTGGTAATGTGGGTACAACTCCCGTTCAAAACATTGGCGCTTATGGAACCGAAATCAAAGACACTTTTGTTTCCTGTGAAGCGATTAATATTGCAACTCAAGAAATGAGAACATTTACCAAAGAAGATTGCCACTTTGGGTACAGAGAAAGTGTTTTTAAAAATGAAGTAAAAGATCAATACATTATTGTTTCAGTTGTTTATAAACTAACCAAACATAACCACAAAATAAACACTTCGTACGGAGACATAACAGCCGAATTAGCTAAAAATAACATTACAAATCCAACGCTTAAAGACGTGAGTAATGCCGTAATTGCTATTCGTAAAAGCAAATTACCCGATCCTGCCGAATTGGGAAACAGCGGTAGTTTTTTCAAAAATCCAATTCTTTTGAAAACAGATTTTGAGCCAATTCACCAAAAATTCCCCGAAATGAGACACTTTGAAATTTCAGAAACCGAAGTTAAAGTACCCGCAGGTTGGCTAATTGAACAAGCTGGGTTAAAAGGAAAACGTTTTGGAGAAGCTGGAATTCATAAAAATCAAGCATTGGTTTTAGTAAATTACGGAGGAGCAACTGGGCAAGAAATTTTGGAGGTTTCCAAAACCGTTCAGGATACTGTCTTCAACACATTTGGCATTCATATTGAAGCCGAAGTGAATATCATCTAA
- a CDS encoding DUF2461 domain-containing protein has product MLSKDTLQFLEDLKANNNRDWFLENKKRYEAVKKDYHQLVAAFLDALKPLDSSLEMLEVKNCTFRINRDVRFAKDKSPYKTNLGIWISAGAKNAEASGYYLHIENGKCFVGGGLYCPQPDQLQKIRKEIHFFYDDLQEILNEKKFQSIYQNLNRDENSTLKNPPKGYDKEDPAIEYLKLKSFTATQQFDTKLVTQKDFVTTMVEKMIALKPFNHFIDRALYSE; this is encoded by the coding sequence ATGCTCTCAAAAGATACGTTACAATTCCTCGAAGATTTAAAGGCTAACAACAATCGTGATTGGTTTCTGGAAAATAAAAAACGCTACGAAGCCGTAAAGAAAGACTACCATCAATTGGTTGCTGCATTTCTTGACGCTCTAAAGCCTCTTGACTCTTCCTTAGAAATGCTAGAAGTCAAAAACTGTACGTTTAGAATCAACCGTGACGTTCGGTTTGCCAAAGACAAATCACCTTACAAAACGAATTTAGGGATTTGGATATCCGCAGGAGCCAAAAATGCTGAAGCTTCGGGTTATTACCTTCATATAGAAAACGGAAAATGCTTTGTAGGCGGCGGATTGTATTGCCCACAACCCGATCAACTTCAAAAAATCAGAAAAGAAATTCACTTTTTCTATGATGATTTACAAGAAATTTTAAACGAAAAAAAATTCCAATCTATTTATCAAAATTTGAATAGAGACGAAAATTCGACTTTAAAAAACCCTCCAAAAGGGTATGACAAAGAAGATCCAGCCATTGAATACCTGAAATTAAAAAGCTTTACCGCTACTCAACAATTTGACACCAAATTGGTTACTCAAAAAGATTTTGTAACGACAATGGTAGAAAAAATGATTGCCTTAAAACCTTTCAATCATTTTATCGACAGAGCTTTATATTCAGAATAA
- a CDS encoding thioredoxin domain-containing protein, whose protein sequence is MKTNHFFLIIISFIILSCNGQTSPAVKTVDVTTFSEKIKNTPNAQILDVRTPEEYASGNIENSDNVNWLSDSFVLKTDKYDKTKPVFVYCKSGGRSAKASNKLAELGFTTIYNLDGGMLKWEAAGLAKPDTKIIGVCPQEYAELIKSDKKVLVNFYAPWCAPCKKMEPYILKMQKEMADKVVIIRLNADENKTIMKELKISELPTLLLYENKIIKWQKSGFISEEEIKTQLQ, encoded by the coding sequence ATGAAAACAAATCACTTTTTTTTAATTATTATATCTTTTATTATACTTTCCTGTAACGGACAGACATCACCAGCTGTCAAAACCGTTGATGTTACAACCTTTTCAGAAAAGATAAAGAATACCCCAAATGCACAAATTCTAGATGTTCGCACACCCGAAGAATATGCCTCAGGAAATATCGAAAATTCCGATAATGTGAATTGGCTCAGTGATAGTTTTGTTTTAAAAACGGACAAATATGACAAAACCAAACCGGTTTTTGTATACTGTAAAAGTGGCGGAAGAAGTGCCAAAGCATCCAACAAATTAGCCGAATTAGGTTTCACAACTATTTACAATCTTGACGGTGGAATGCTCAAATGGGAAGCTGCAGGCTTAGCAAAACCAGATACCAAAATCATTGGTGTTTGCCCTCAAGAATATGCCGAGTTGATAAAATCAGACAAGAAAGTATTAGTCAATTTTTATGCGCCTTGGTGCGCTCCTTGCAAAAAAATGGAACCTTATATTCTAAAAATGCAAAAAGAAATGGCCGACAAAGTAGTTATCATTCGATTGAATGCAGACGAAAATAAAACCATTATGAAAGAGTTAAAAATAAGCGAACTTCCTACTTTATTATTATATGAAAACAAAATAATAAAATGGCAAAAATCAGGATTCATTAGCGAAGAAGAAATAAAAACTCAATTACAATAA
- a CDS encoding PDDEXK nuclease domain-containing protein translates to MDKIIVYNEILSSCITEIQTARNAIAKKINQTTISVYWNIGKLLSEKSVAESYGSGMIKKLSNDLKSSFPDMGLSPRNLWDMKKFYGRYKTSSEKLRHCVAVLPWSHNLLILSKTSSDEEALFYASKTMEMAWTRDILLNYIKAKTHLQENTIEKSHNFKETLSENAANYANEILKSSYNLGFLGVTKSIKERELENRLVEKIKQFILELGKGFSFIGNQYRLEYNEKEYFVDMLFFHRDLKSLVAIELKIGEFQPEYIGKMNFYLTLLDKFERKTDENQPIGIILCADKNHLDVEIALQDFHKPIGVAEYQLLLPKNQLEDLIKKELKQKENSKF, encoded by the coding sequence ATGGACAAAATAATAGTGTATAACGAAATTTTAAGCAGTTGTATTACAGAAATACAAACGGCACGTAATGCCATTGCCAAAAAAATAAACCAAACCACTATATCGGTCTATTGGAACATTGGCAAACTGCTTTCGGAAAAAAGTGTTGCTGAAAGTTATGGTAGTGGCATGATTAAAAAACTATCAAACGACTTAAAATCTTCTTTCCCAGATATGGGACTTTCACCCAGAAACCTTTGGGATATGAAAAAATTTTATGGAAGATATAAAACCTCAAGTGAAAAACTGCGACACTGCGTCGCAGTTTTACCGTGGAGCCATAATTTACTGATATTAAGCAAAACAAGCTCCGATGAAGAAGCTTTATTCTATGCTTCAAAAACAATGGAGATGGCATGGACAAGAGATATTTTACTAAATTATATCAAAGCCAAAACACATCTGCAAGAAAATACGATTGAAAAAAGCCATAATTTCAAAGAAACATTGTCTGAAAATGCAGCAAATTATGCAAACGAAATTCTGAAAAGCAGTTATAATTTAGGTTTCTTAGGTGTTACAAAAAGCATAAAAGAAAGAGAACTGGAAAACCGACTGGTTGAAAAAATAAAACAATTTATTCTGGAACTCGGTAAAGGGTTTTCATTTATTGGAAACCAATACCGTTTGGAATATAATGAGAAGGAATATTTTGTAGACATGTTATTCTTCCATAGGGATTTGAAATCTCTTGTGGCCATTGAACTAAAAATAGGCGAATTTCAACCCGAATATATTGGAAAAATGAATTTTTATTTAACCTTGTTAGATAAATTTGAACGAAAAACAGATGAAAACCAACCGATTGGAATTATTTTGTGTGCCGACAAAAATCATTTGGATGTGGAAATTGCGCTTCAAGACTTCCACAAACCCATTGGCGTTGCTGAATACCAATTATTATTACCCAAAAACCAACTGGAAGATTTAATTAAAAAAGAATTGAAACAGAAAGAGAATAGCAAATTTTAA
- the recF gene encoding DNA replication/repair protein RecF (All proteins in this family for which functions are known are DNA-binding proteins that assist the filamentation of RecA onto DNA for the initiation of recombination or recombinational repair.) has protein sequence MYLKKISLFNYKNFAEANFDFDSKINCFVGKNGIGKTNVLDAIYHLSYGKSYFNPLAVQNIKHGEEFFVIDAEFEKNDRTEQIVISLKKGQKKILKRNGKAYDKFSDHIGFIPLVIISPADRDLIVEGSETRRKFMDSVISQLDSQYLQQLIQYQKIMSQRNALLKYFALNHTYDNDTLSIYNEQLTQFGQSIFEKRKAFIAEFIPIFNFHHHNITGSQESVQLIYESHLFENDLLTLLQQNINKDRMLQYTSVGIHKDDLSFEIDNYPIKKFGSQGQQKSFLIALKLAQFEFLKKQSGVKPILLFDDIFDKLDESRVSKIIEMVNNDTFGQLFISDTHPERTEAIVKSTLQSYTIFNL, from the coding sequence ATGTATTTAAAGAAAATATCCCTATTCAATTACAAAAACTTTGCCGAAGCCAATTTCGACTTTGACAGCAAAATCAATTGTTTTGTAGGCAAAAACGGCATCGGAAAAACCAATGTATTGGATGCCATTTATCATTTGTCGTACGGGAAAAGTTATTTCAATCCACTAGCCGTTCAAAACATCAAACACGGCGAAGAGTTTTTCGTCATTGATGCCGAATTTGAAAAGAACGACAGAACCGAACAAATTGTCATCAGTCTCAAAAAGGGCCAAAAAAAAATCCTGAAACGCAACGGAAAAGCCTACGATAAATTCTCAGACCACATCGGATTCATTCCCTTGGTCATTATTTCCCCAGCCGACAGAGATTTAATCGTGGAAGGAAGCGAAACCCGCAGAAAGTTTATGGACAGCGTGATTTCTCAATTGGATTCGCAATACCTCCAACAGCTCATTCAATATCAAAAAATAATGAGCCAACGCAATGCTTTATTAAAGTATTTTGCCTTGAATCATACGTATGACAATGATACCTTATCCATATATAATGAACAGCTAACCCAATTTGGTCAATCCATTTTCGAAAAAAGAAAAGCATTCATCGCCGAGTTCATTCCAATTTTTAACTTTCATCATCACAATATTACGGGTTCACAAGAATCGGTTCAATTGATTTACGAAAGCCATTTATTCGAAAATGATTTATTGACATTATTACAGCAAAACATCAACAAAGACCGAATGTTGCAATACACCAGCGTCGGAATTCATAAAGATGATCTTTCTTTTGAAATCGATAACTATCCCATCAAAAAATTCGGATCTCAAGGGCAACAAAAATCATTCTTAATCGCTCTGAAACTTGCGCAATTTGAATTCCTAAAAAAGCAAAGCGGTGTAAAACCCATTCTGCTTTTTGACGATATCTTCGATAAATTAGACGAAAGTCGCGTATCCAAAATCATAGAAATGGTCAACAACGACACTTTTGGACAACTTTTTATATCCGACACACATCCAGAACGCACCGAAGCTATTGTAAAATCAACGCTACAGAGTTACACAATTTTTAATTTGTGA
- a CDS encoding tetratricopeptide repeat protein — MATYSKRGYKTPKEKEVKDDAVENVTIDVKDSATAEVFSKLDETASKTEDWVAKNQKIIIGVVSAITLVTVGYFAYQKFIANPKEDDAANEMFVAQSNFEKATNGVASDSLYKLSLNGSEGKFGFVKIADQYSGTAAGNLANYYAGIAYLNTGKYDEAISYLGKFSSDDMILSALAKGAIGDAYSQKNQPKEALENYSKAVEASKNDFTTPRFLMKAGKVALALGNKADALKYFTDIKENYENAPEAATVDGLIGLSQE; from the coding sequence ATGGCTACTTACAGTAAAAGAGGATATAAAACACCAAAAGAAAAGGAAGTAAAAGACGATGCAGTTGAAAATGTAACGATTGATGTAAAAGACAGTGCTACGGCTGAGGTTTTTTCAAAATTAGACGAAACAGCTTCTAAAACAGAAGACTGGGTTGCAAAGAATCAAAAAATCATAATTGGGGTTGTAAGCGCTATTACATTGGTAACTGTTGGCTATTTTGCATATCAAAAATTTATTGCAAATCCTAAAGAAGACGATGCTGCAAATGAGATGTTTGTTGCTCAATCTAATTTTGAAAAAGCAACTAATGGTGTAGCAAGTGATTCATTATACAAATTATCATTGAACGGTTCAGAAGGTAAATTTGGATTTGTAAAAATCGCAGATCAATATTCTGGAACTGCTGCTGGGAATTTGGCTAACTATTATGCAGGTATCGCTTACTTGAATACGGGTAAATATGATGAAGCAATTAGTTATTTAGGTAAATTTAGCTCTGATGATATGATCTTGAGTGCCTTGGCTAAAGGAGCTATTGGTGATGCTTATTCTCAAAAAAATCAACCGAAAGAAGCTTTGGAGAATTATAGTAAAGCGGTTGAAGCTAGTAAAAATGATTTTACAACGCCACGTTTCTTGATGAAAGCCGGTAAAGTAGCTTTGGCATTAGGAAATAAAGCCGATGCTTTGAAATATTTTACAGATATTAAAGAAAATTACGAAAATGCTCCAGAAGCTGCAACAGTGGATGGATTGATTGGTTTGTCACAGGAATAA
- the ribH gene encoding 6,7-dimethyl-8-ribityllumazine synthase: protein MATINKNLSDYDKNTVPNAKDFRFGIVVSEWNDTITEGLFKGAITALLENEVPSHHIIRWNVPGSFELIYGSKKMLQTQNVDAVIAIGCVIQGQTKHFDFVCEGVTQGIKDLNVQTDVPVIFCVLTDDTMQQSIDRSGGIHGNKGTEAAIAAIKMAYIRQQASLSHQIDNQHLLSPGALRIENLPLQIEE, encoded by the coding sequence ATGGCTACCATAAATAAAAATTTATCTGATTACGATAAAAACACAGTCCCAAACGCGAAAGATTTTCGCTTTGGGATTGTTGTTTCAGAATGGAATGATACTATCACCGAAGGACTTTTTAAAGGAGCAATTACTGCTTTGTTGGAAAATGAAGTGCCGTCTCATCACATTATTCGTTGGAATGTTCCGGGGAGTTTTGAACTAATTTATGGTTCAAAAAAAATGTTGCAAACTCAAAATGTTGATGCTGTAATTGCTATTGGATGTGTGATTCAAGGGCAAACCAAGCATTTTGATTTTGTATGCGAAGGGGTGACTCAGGGCATTAAGGATTTGAATGTTCAAACGGATGTTCCTGTTATTTTTTGTGTATTGACAGATGATACCATGCAACAATCGATAGACCGAAGTGGAGGTATTCACGGAAATAAAGGTACTGAAGCAGCAATTGCCGCCATAAAAATGGCCTATATTCGTCAACAAGCTTCGTTGTCTCACCAAATTGACAATCAACATTTATTGTCTCCAGGTGCTTTGCGAATCGAGAATTTGCCTTTGCAAATAGAAGAGTAA
- a CDS encoding DUF6624 domain-containing protein, whose product MVISCMQKYAFIMLLFVYGLAKAQETINEDLKKELDGIYKIDQILREYIDNETSDSRKLQILNETGYSKEDFANGNVYKILKIRDSINLNRIEEIIAKQGYPGKTLVGEPTNEVAWIVIQHSNKIANYFPVIQEAGASNEIPFTKVAMMQDRMLMYEGKEQLYGTQVSGQYILNVTTGKKEFWYCVWPILNAESVNDLRKEAGFSTTIEEYAQSMGVTYKKFTLEEIKELTVKD is encoded by the coding sequence ATGGTAATAAGTTGTATGCAAAAATATGCATTTATTATGTTGTTGTTTGTGTATGGATTAGCTAAAGCACAAGAAACAATTAATGAAGACTTGAAAAAGGAATTGGATGGTATTTATAAAATAGACCAAATTCTTCGAGAATATATTGATAATGAGACTTCTGATAGTCGAAAATTACAAATACTTAATGAAACAGGTTACTCGAAAGAGGATTTTGCTAATGGTAATGTGTATAAAATATTGAAAATTCGAGATTCTATTAATCTTAACAGAATTGAGGAAATTATTGCAAAACAGGGTTATCCAGGTAAAACTTTGGTTGGCGAACCAACCAATGAAGTAGCTTGGATTGTGATTCAACACAGCAATAAAATAGCAAATTATTTTCCGGTGATTCAAGAAGCAGGAGCTAGTAATGAAATACCCTTTACGAAAGTCGCTATGATGCAAGACAGAATGCTAATGTATGAAGGGAAAGAGCAACTTTATGGGACTCAAGTTTCGGGACAATACATTCTTAACGTTACGACTGGAAAAAAGGAGTTCTGGTACTGTGTATGGCCAATTCTTAATGCAGAATCTGTAAATGATCTGAGGAAAGAAGCTGGATTTTCGACGACCATTGAAGAGTATGCCCAAAGTATGGGAGTCACATATAAAAAGTTTACACTAGAAGAAATAAAGGAATTAACTGTCAAAGATTAA